In Escherichia ruysiae, a genomic segment contains:
- a CDS encoding winged helix-turn-helix transcriptional regulator, translating to MSQVSLSQQLKEGNLFAEQCPSREVLKHVTSRWGVLILVALREGTHRFSDLRRKMGGVSEKMLAQSLQALEQDGFVNRISYPVVPPHVEYSLTPLGEQVSEKVAALADWIEIHLPEVLAVRDERVA from the coding sequence ATGAGTCAGGTTAGTCTGTCGCAACAACTGAAAGAGGGAAATCTCTTCGCTGAACAGTGCCCGTCGCGCGAGGTGCTGAAACACGTCACCAGCCGTTGGGGGGTGTTGATTCTGGTGGCGCTACGCGAAGGCACTCATCGCTTTAGCGACCTGCGCCGTAAAATGGGCGGGGTGAGTGAAAAGATGCTAGCGCAGTCGTTACAGGCGCTGGAGCAGGATGGTTTTGTTAACCGTATCTCGTATCCGGTGGTGCCGCCGCATGTGGAATATAGCCTCACGCCGCTGGGCGAGCAGGTGAGTGAAAAGGTTGCTGCGCTGGCGGACTGGATTGAGATTCATCTGCCAGAGGTGCTGGCGGTGCGGGATGAACGTGTGGCATAA
- the qorB gene encoding NAD(P)H:quinone oxidoreductase: MIAITGATGQLGHYVIESLVKTVPASQIVAIVRNPAKAQALAAQGITVRQADYGDEAALTSALQGVEKLLLISSSEVGQRAPQHRNVINAAKTAGVKFIAYTSLLHADTSPLGLADEHIETEKMLADSGIVYTLLRNGWYTENYLASAPAALEHGVFIGAAGDGNIASATRADYAAAAARVISEAGHEGKVYELAGDSAWTLTQLAAELSKQSGKQVTYQNLSEADFAAALKSVGLPDGLADMLADSDVGASKGGLFDDSKTLSKLIGRPTTTLAESVSNLFNVNN; this comes from the coding sequence ATGATTGCTATTACCGGCGCAACCGGCCAACTTGGTCACTATGTTATTGAGTCCCTGGTGAAAACCGTTCCTGCCAGCCAAATAGTGGCTATCGTTCGTAATCCGGCAAAAGCCCAGGCCCTGGCAGCACAAGGCATTACCGTGCGTCAGGCTGACTACGGCGATGAAGCCGCACTGACATCTGCGCTACAGGGCGTGGAAAAACTACTGCTGATCTCTTCCAGCGAAGTGGGTCAACGTGCCCCGCAGCATCGTAATGTTATTAATGCCGCAAAGACGGCTGGCGTGAAATTTATCGCTTATACCAGCCTGCTACATGCAGATACCTCCCCGCTCGGCCTCGCCGATGAGCACATCGAGACGGAGAAAATGCTGGCTGATTCTGGCATCGTTTACACCCTTCTGCGCAACGGCTGGTACACCGAAAACTACCTCGCCAGCGCCCCGGCAGCACTGGAACACGGCGTATTTATCGGTGCGGCGGGCGATGGCAACATTGCCTCAGCAACGCGGGCAGATTATGCAGCCGCTGCCGCGCGCGTGATTAGCGAAGCTGGTCACGAAGGCAAGGTTTACGAACTGGCGGGCGACAGCGCCTGGACGCTGACACAGTTAGCGGCAGAGCTAAGCAAACAGAGCGGCAAACAGGTTACCTATCAAAATCTGAGCGAAGCCGATTTCGCCGCTGCACTGAAAAGCGTCGGACTGCCCGACGGACTGGCGGATATGCTGGCGGATTCTGACGTTGGCGCGTCAAAAGGCGGTCTGTTTGATGACAGCAAAACGCTGAGTAAACTAATTGGTCGCCCAACGACAACGTTAGCCGAAAGCGTAAGCAATCTGTTTAATGTTAATAACTAG
- a CDS encoding DMT family transporter: protein MISGVLYALLAGLMWGLIFVGPLIVPEYPAMLQSMGRYLALGLIALPIAWLGRVRLRQLARRDWLTALMLTMMGNLIYYFCLASAIQRTGAPVSTMIIGTLPVVIPVFANLLYSQRDGKLAWGKLAPALICIGIGLACVNIAELNHGLPDFDWARYTSGIVLALVSVVCWAWYALRNARWLRENPDKHPMMWATAQALVTLPVSLIGYVVACYWLNTQTPDFSLPFGPRPLVFISLMIAIAVLCSWVGALCWNVASQRLPTVILGPLIVFETLAGLLYTFLLRQQMPPLMTLGGIALLVVGVVIAVRAKPEKPLTESVSES from the coding sequence ATGATTAGCGGCGTGCTGTACGCCCTGTTAGCAGGGTTGATGTGGGGACTTATTTTTGTCGGGCCGTTGATCGTGCCGGAATACCCGGCAATGTTGCAGTCGATGGGGCGTTATCTGGCGTTAGGGTTAATTGCGCTGCCCATTGCCTGGCTGGGACGCGTGCGTCTGCGTCAGTTGGCGCGTCGCGACTGGCTTACTGCGCTGATGCTCACTATGATGGGCAACCTCATTTATTACTTCTGCCTTGCCAGTGCCATTCAACGTACTGGCGCGCCTGTTTCCACGATGATTATCGGCACCCTGCCGGTGGTGATTCCTGTCTTTGCCAATCTGCTTTATAGCCAGCGCGACGGCAAACTCGCGTGGGGGAAACTCGCCCCGGCACTGATTTGTATTGGCATTGGCCTTGCGTGTGTGAATATTGCTGAGTTAAACCACGGACTCCCCGATTTTGACTGGGCACGTTATACCTCTGGCATCGTGCTGGCGTTAGTTTCCGTGGTCTGCTGGGCATGGTATGCCCTGCGCAACGCCCGCTGGCTGCGGGAAAATCCCGACAAACATCCAATGATGTGGGCGACAGCGCAGGCGCTGGTCACGCTGCCGGTTTCGCTCATCGGTTATGTTGTCGCTTGTTACTGGCTGAATACGCAAACGCCGGACTTCTCCCTACCCTTTGGCCCCCGCCCGCTGGTGTTTATTAGTCTGATGATTGCGATAGCCGTGCTTTGCTCATGGGTCGGCGCACTTTGCTGGAACGTCGCCAGCCAGCGATTACCAACCGTGATTCTCGGGCCGTTGATTGTTTTCGAAACGCTGGCAGGTTTGCTGTACACCTTTTTACTCCGCCAGCAAATGCCGCCGTTGATGACACTGGGCGGTATCGCGCTGTTAGTGGTTGGCGTGGTCATTGCAGTCAGAGCAAAACCGGAAAAACCTTTAACTGAATCTGTCTCAGAAAGTTGA
- the ytfE gene encoding iron-sulfur cluster repair protein YtfE, whose translation MAYRDQPLGELALSIPRASALFRKYDMDYCCGGKQTLARAAARKELDVDVIEAELAKLAEQPIEKDWRSAPLAEIIDHIIVRYHDRHREQLPELILQATKVERVHADKPSVPKGLTKYLTMLHEELSSHMMKEEQILFPMIKQGMGSQAMGPISVMESEHDEAGELLEVIKHTTNNVTPPPEACTTWKAMYNGINELIDDLMDHISLENNVLFPRALAGE comes from the coding sequence ATGGCTTATCGCGACCAACCTTTAGGTGAACTGGCGCTCTCTATTCCTCGCGCTTCGGCTCTGTTTCGTAAATATGATATGGATTACTGCTGCGGCGGTAAGCAGACGCTGGCGCGCGCGGCGGCACGTAAAGAGCTGGATGTTGACGTCATTGAAGCCGAACTGGCAAAGCTTGCTGAACAACCGATTGAGAAAGACTGGCGTAGCGCGCCGCTGGCGGAAATCATCGACCATATCATCGTGCGCTACCACGATCGTCACCGCGAACAACTGCCGGAACTGATCCTGCAAGCTACTAAAGTCGAGCGCGTTCACGCCGACAAACCAAGTGTGCCAAAAGGGCTGACAAAATACCTGACTATGCTGCATGAAGAGCTTTCCAGCCACATGATGAAAGAAGAGCAGATCCTCTTCCCGATGATTAAACAAGGCATGGGTAGCCAGGCAATGGGGCCTATCAGTGTGATGGAAAGCGAGCACGATGAAGCGGGCGAACTGCTGGAAGTGATTAAACACACGACCAATAACGTCACACCGCCGCCGGAAGCCTGCACCACCTGGAAAGCGATGTATAACGGCATTAATGAACTGATTGATGACCTGATGGATCACATCAGTCTGGAAAACAATGTACTGTTCCCACGCGCGCTGGCAGGTGAGTGA
- the cycA gene encoding D-serine/D-alanine/glycine transporter encodes MVDQVKVVADDQAPAEQSLRRNLTNRHIQLIAIGGAIGTGLFMGSGKTISLAGPSIIFVYMIIGFMLFFVMRAMGELLLSNLEYKSFSDFASDLLGPWAGYFTGWTYWFCWVVTGMADVVAITAYAQFWFPDLSDWVASLAVIILLLVLNLATVKMFGEMEFWFAMIKIVAIVSLIVVGLIMVMMHFQSPTGVEASFAHLWNDGGWFPKGLSGFFAGFQIAVFAFVGIELVGTTAAETKDPEKSLPRAINSIPIRIIMFYVFALIVIMSVTPWSSVVAEKSPFVELFVLVGLPAAASVINFVVLTSAASSANSGVFSTSRMLFGLAQEGVAPKAFAKLSKRAVPAKGLTFSCICLLGGVVMLYVNPSVIGAFTMITTVSAILFMFVWTIILCSYLVYRKQRPHLHEKSIYKMPLGKLMCWVCMAFFVFVIVLLTLEEDTRQALLVTPLWFIALGLGWLFIGKKRAAELRK; translated from the coding sequence ATGGTAGATCAGGTAAAAGTCGTTGCCGATGATCAGGCTCCGGCTGAACAGTCGCTACGGCGCAATCTCACAAACCGACATATTCAGCTTATTGCCATTGGCGGTGCCATAGGTACAGGGTTGTTTATGGGTTCCGGTAAAACAATCAGTCTTGCCGGGCCGTCGATCATTTTCGTTTATATGATCATCGGTTTTATGCTCTTTTTCGTGATGCGGGCAATGGGGGAATTGCTGCTTTCGAATCTGGAATACAAATCTTTTAGTGACTTCGCTTCCGATTTACTGGGGCCGTGGGCGGGATATTTCACCGGCTGGACTTACTGGTTCTGCTGGGTTGTAACCGGTATGGCAGACGTGGTGGCGATCACGGCTTATGCTCAGTTCTGGTTCCCCGATCTCTCCGACTGGGTCGCCTCGCTGGCGGTGATCATTCTGTTGCTGGTTCTTAATCTCGCCACCGTGAAAATGTTTGGTGAGATGGAGTTCTGGTTTGCGATGATCAAAATCGTCGCCATCGTGTCGCTGATTGTCGTTGGTCTGATCATGGTGATGATGCACTTCCAGTCTCCGACCGGTGTGGAAGCGTCGTTCGCGCATTTGTGGAATGACGGCGGCTGGTTCCCGAAAGGCTTAAGCGGCTTCTTTGCCGGATTCCAGATTGCGGTTTTCGCTTTCGTGGGGATTGAACTGGTCGGTACAACGGCTGCGGAAACGAAAGATCCGGAGAAATCACTGCCACGCGCGATTAACTCCATTCCGATCCGCATCATTATGTTCTACGTCTTCGCGCTAATTGTAATTATGTCTGTGACGCCGTGGAGTTCTGTGGTCGCGGAGAAAAGCCCGTTTGTTGAACTGTTTGTGTTGGTAGGTTTGCCTGCTGCTGCCAGCGTAATTAACTTTGTGGTGCTGACCTCTGCGGCGTCTTCCGCTAACAGCGGCGTATTCTCTACCAGCCGTATGCTGTTTGGTCTGGCGCAGGAAGGCGTCGCGCCGAAAGCATTCGCTAAACTCTCTAAACGCGCAGTACCCGCGAAAGGGCTGACCTTCTCTTGCATCTGTCTGCTCGGCGGCGTGGTGATGTTGTACGTGAATCCAAGCGTGATTGGTGCGTTCACGATGATCACAACCGTTTCCGCGATTCTGTTTATGTTTGTCTGGACGATTATCCTTTGTTCGTACCTGGTGTACCGCAAACAACGTCCGCACCTGCATGAGAAGTCGATCTACAAGATGCCGCTCGGCAAGCTGATGTGTTGGGTATGTATGGCGTTCTTTGTATTCGTCATCGTGCTGCTGACGCTGGAAGAGGACACCCGCCAGGCGCTGCTGGTTACCCCGCTGTGGTTTATCGCGCTGGGGTTGGGCTGGTTGTTTATTGGTAAGAAGCGGGCTGCTGAACTGCGGAAATAA
- the fklB gene encoding FKBP-type peptidyl-prolyl cis-trans isomerase, protein MTTPTFDTIEAQASYGIGLQVGQQLSESGLQGLLPEALVAGIADALEGKHPAVPVDVVHRALREIHERADAVRRQRFQAMAAEGVKYLEENAKKEGVNSTESGLQFRVINQGEGAIPARTDRVRVHYTGKLIDGTVFDSSVARGEPAEFPVNGVIPGWIEALTLMPVGSKWELTIPQELAYGERGAGASIPPFSTLVFEVELLEIL, encoded by the coding sequence ATGACCACCCCAACTTTTGACACCATCGAAGCGCAAGCAAGCTACGGTATAGGTTTGCAGGTAGGGCAACAACTGAGTGAATCTGGCCTGCAAGGGCTGCTGCCAGAAGCACTGGTTGCAGGCATTGCCGATGCACTGGAAGGTAAACATCCGGCTGTTCCGGTTGATGTGGTGCACCGCGCGCTGCGTGAAATTCACGAACGTGCCGATGCCGTTCGTCGTCAGCGTTTCCAGGCGATGGCTGCTGAAGGTGTGAAATACCTGGAAGAAAACGCTAAAAAAGAAGGTGTGAATAGCACCGAATCTGGCCTGCAATTCCGCGTGATCAACCAGGGTGAAGGCGCAATTCCGGCACGTACCGACCGCGTTCGTGTTCATTACACCGGTAAATTGATCGACGGTACTGTATTTGACAGTTCCGTTGCCCGTGGCGAACCGGCTGAATTCCCGGTTAACGGCGTGATCCCTGGCTGGATTGAAGCACTGACTCTGATGCCGGTAGGTTCTAAATGGGAACTGACCATCCCGCAGGAACTGGCATATGGCGAGCGCGGCGCTGGCGCCTCCATCCCTCCGTTCAGCACCCTGGTGTTTGAAGTCGAACTGCTGGAAATCCTCTAA
- the ytfB gene encoding cell division protein YtfB, translating into MPGRFELKPTLEKVWHAPDNFRFMDPLPPMHRRGIIIAAIVLVVGFLLPSDDTPNAPVVTREAQLDIQSQSQPPTEEQLRAQLVTPQNDPDQVAPVAPEPIQEGQPEDQPQTSQTQPFQPDSGIDNQWRSYRVEPGKTMAQLFRDHGLPATDVYAMAQVEGAGKPLSNLQNGQMVKIRQNASGVVTGLTIDTGNNQQVLFTRQPDGSFIRAR; encoded by the coding sequence ATGCCCGGGCGCTTTGAACTAAAACCAACCCTGGAGAAAGTCTGGCACGCGCCGGATAATTTTCGCTTCATGGACCCGCTGCCGCCGATGCATCGTCGGGGGATCATTATTGCTGCCATTGTATTGGTGGTCGGTTTTCTGCTTCCGTCTGATGATACGCCCAACGCGCCGGTAGTGACGCGTGAAGCGCAGCTGGATATTCAGTCACAATCACAACCGCCAACGGAAGAGCAACTACGGGCGCAATTAGTTACCCCACAAAATGATCCTGATCAGGTAGCTCCAGTCGCCCCTGAACCGATACAGGAAGGCCAACCGGAAGATCAGCCACAAACCTCGCAAACGCAACCATTCCAGCCAGATAGTGGAATAGATAATCAGTGGCGCTCTTATCGTGTCGAACCAGGTAAAACGATGGCGCAGCTATTCCGCGACCACGGACTACCCGCCACCGATGTCTATGCGATGGCGCAGGTAGAAGGCGCGGGTAAGCCACTGAGTAATTTGCAAAACGGGCAGATGGTGAAAATCCGCCAGAACGCCAGCGGCGTAGTGACGGGCTTAACCATTGATACGGGGAATAATCAACAGGTTCTGTTTACCCGCCAGCCGGATGGCAGTTTTATTCGTGCGCGGTAG
- a CDS encoding TetR/AcrR family transcriptional regulator, translating into MYLDTSNVQSLKEKLLLCAVNEFAEYGYEGARVDNIVKAAGCSKQTVYHHFGNKENLFIEVLEYTWNDIRQKEKSLDVSGLPPQKAIEKIIDFTWDYYIANPWFLKIVHSENQSKGVHYAKSQRLQEINHAHLQLMESLLAEGKKRNIFNPDIDPLQVNINIAALGGYYLINQHTLGLVYHLSMVSPQALEARRKVIKETILSWLLVDPSSTAHE; encoded by the coding sequence ATGTATCTTGATACCAGCAACGTACAAAGCCTGAAGGAAAAACTATTATTATGTGCGGTTAATGAATTTGCCGAATATGGTTATGAAGGGGCCAGAGTCGATAATATTGTGAAGGCCGCAGGGTGCAGTAAACAGACGGTTTATCACCACTTTGGAAATAAAGAAAATTTATTTATCGAAGTGCTGGAATATACCTGGAACGATATTCGGCAAAAAGAAAAATCCTTGGATGTTTCAGGTCTTCCTCCACAAAAAGCAATTGAAAAAATCATCGATTTTACCTGGGATTATTACATTGCTAACCCCTGGTTTTTAAAAATTGTGCATAGTGAAAACCAGAGCAAAGGTGTGCATTATGCAAAATCACAGCGTCTTCAGGAAATTAACCACGCGCATTTGCAGTTAATGGAATCTTTGTTGGCTGAAGGGAAGAAACGTAATATTTTTAATCCAGATATCGACCCGTTGCAGGTGAATATTAATATTGCCGCGCTCGGGGGATATTATTTGATCAACCAGCATACGCTTGGCCTGGTTTATCACCTCAGTATGGTTTCACCGCAGGCGCTGGAAGCCAGACGTAAGGTCATCAAAGAGACGATCCTTAGCTGGCTTCTCGTTGACCCTTCATCTACCGCGCACGAATAA